Genomic DNA from Sphingobium sp. V4:
CGCGCGCAAGCCCGGCTGGATCGATTTCGACGCCGGACAAGTGCTGGACGAGGGGCTGGATGCCGCGGCCGATGCGCTGATGGCCCATATCTGCGCCATTGCCTCGGGCGAGCCAGCGCGCAACGAAGCCAATGGCGAACGCGACATCGCCATCTGGAAACGCGGCGTGACGCTTTGATTCAGGCGGTGGCGCGGGCCGTGCGGTCCCGCTTCGCCTGGATCGCGCGCCGCGCATCATCGACCGCCTTTTCCTCAGTGGCGAAGAGCAGGCTGTCGAGCACGGCCGACAGATGTGCGCGCATCGCCATGCGGGCGGCGGCTGGATCGTGGTCCTTCAACCCTTGCAGCACGGCGCTATGCTCGTCGACCACCGGCTTGATATTGGCGGTCCGTGCCTTCTGGTGCAGCAGTGCGGCTTCGGGCGACGTGTCGCGCAACCGCCAGAGCTGCTCGATCGCCTCATAGACCGCCTGGTTGCGTGTCGCCCGCGCGATCGCGAGGTGAAAGGCGCGATCCGCCTGGACCGATCCAGCCGGGTCCAGATTCTCGCGGGCGATCTGGGCGACCAGCGCCTCGATCTCGACCAGTTCTCCGTCCGTTACCTGGGTTGCGGCCAGCGCCGCCGCTTCGCCCTCGAACAACAGGCGCGCCTCGGTCAGTTCGATCGCGCTGATGTTGAAGCCGGGGACATCCTCCTTGCCGGGCAGGCGCACCACATAGGCGCCCGACCCGATCCGCACCTCGACCAGCCCCTGCACCTCCAGCGCGATGATCGCCTCCCGCACCGTGGGGCGGCTGACGCCATGCTGCTGCGCCAGTTCGCGCTCGGCCGGCAGCCGCGCCCCCACCGGATAGCGTCCGGCGGCCAGATCCTCGAGCAGCGCGCGCGCCAGATCCTGGTAAAGTCGTTCCTGTCCCCGCGCGGTCATCGTCATTCCTCTGGCATTACCGCATGAAGGATAGGGCCTTACCAAAATGGGGTCAACGCACGGGGCCGTGGAACTCCGCTTCGACGATGCCCAGATGCCAGCCGGGCGGCACGGCCTCGGCCCCGGTGTCGCCGGCCGCCCTGGCATTGTTCAGTTCGATGACCTTGCCGAATGCATCCTTGTCCGCCACCGCGCCGGTCTGGCGGATGCGCAGGGCCGTGCCGGTCGTCGCGGGGAAATCCAGCGTCACATAACCGAGCGACCGGTCCGTCGTGCCCCGCCAGACCGTCCTGCCGTCGATGCTGATCTCCAGCGGATAGGCGCGGGAACGCCATCCGACCAGCTTCAGGTCGATGGCGTTCAACTCGACCGGCGCGGCGAAGCGATAGTCGATCCAGGCGTTGCCGGGCTGACCGTCGCTCGACCAGCGGGTCAGTTCATTGTCGTCCAGCGTGCGCCCCGCCTCGCCCTGGCCCGATCCGGCGCTGACGCCCTGGGGCATATGGGTGGTTCGATGTTGCTGGAAGCTCGGCGTCTCCGGCGTCGGACCACGCACCAGCGATCCGGGCTGATGATCCTCCGGAAAATCCGCCGACAGGCCGCCGGTCGCCGGCGCCGCCGCCCTGCCCGCGATCGAAAGGCGCGC
This window encodes:
- a CDS encoding FadR/GntR family transcriptional regulator; the encoded protein is MTARGQERLYQDLARALLEDLAAGRYPVGARLPAERELAQQHGVSRPTVREAIIALEVQGLVEVRIGSGAYVVRLPGKEDVPGFNISAIELTEARLLFEGEAAALAATQVTDGELVEIEALVAQIARENLDPAGSVQADRAFHLAIARATRNQAVYEAIEQLWRLRDTSPEAALLHQKARTANIKPVVDEHSAVLQGLKDHDPAAARMAMRAHLSAVLDSLLFATEEKAVDDARRAIQAKRDRTARATA